In the genome of Thermococcus sp., one region contains:
- a CDS encoding DUF2079 domain-containing protein encodes MVKLEFKTQLSPYDIIAVFVALIYSLITVQLSLTKLNSFRYSSLDLGIFTQSLAGFFHGKPLFNTVEWQIHGAPNHFGVHFQPILLLLVPVFRVFPSPKTLLVLQSLALGSSVFLAYILAKKVLDERLGVVLTVLYALNSSLIGINLFEFHPVSLAVPLFILAVYLLIDGNILAFYATSVLLLPTKEDAFLGVTSLALWWALRDGLTPDSLKRNRNFLIHAGLIIVYGIIVIRIVIPHFGNGYIYGSLYSHPSLGSKKALYFFLFNLTFGLMPLFRPRNALLLTLPWLENLLASRPSQTAFGFHYPYMLVPLSFIATVFTLKELNLRKAITVLLILGIIASFSTMPVAEKPPRIHNPMIHYSILEPIPGAESARSIIQMLLRSNLSVYTQPDFYPSLAVKENVYVYPNGVRPDAVLVDTRTYQGRLYLWRLMKTTEERYRLVYSQKGVRLYVREGINLYVH; translated from the coding sequence ATGGTGAAACTCGAATTTAAAACTCAGTTATCACCTTACGACATCATCGCGGTGTTCGTTGCTTTGATATATTCACTCATTACGGTTCAACTTAGCCTCACAAAACTTAACAGTTTCCGCTACTCCAGTCTGGATCTTGGGATCTTCACTCAGTCTTTAGCTGGCTTCTTCCATGGAAAACCCCTCTTCAACACCGTTGAGTGGCAGATCCACGGCGCCCCGAACCACTTCGGCGTTCACTTCCAACCGATCCTGCTCCTTCTCGTCCCGGTTTTCAGGGTATTTCCCTCACCTAAGACCCTCCTAGTCCTTCAGAGCCTCGCCCTCGGCTCGTCGGTTTTCTTGGCCTACATCCTGGCCAAAAAGGTCCTGGACGAGAGACTCGGCGTTGTCCTGACGGTTCTCTACGCCCTCAACTCCTCCCTCATCGGCATCAACCTCTTCGAGTTTCACCCGGTTTCCCTAGCCGTCCCCCTCTTCATTCTTGCGGTGTACCTCCTCATCGACGGAAACATTTTAGCCTTCTACGCAACTTCAGTCCTGCTCCTCCCCACAAAGGAGGACGCGTTCCTCGGCGTCACTTCGCTGGCCCTCTGGTGGGCCCTGAGGGATGGCCTTACCCCCGACAGCCTCAAACGAAACCGGAATTTCCTGATCCACGCCGGCCTTATCATCGTTTACGGCATCATCGTCATCAGGATCGTAATCCCTCACTTCGGCAACGGTTACATATACGGAAGCCTGTACTCACACCCCTCTCTCGGAAGCAAAAAAGCCCTCTACTTCTTCCTGTTCAATCTGACTTTTGGTCTCATGCCCCTTTTCAGGCCGCGAAACGCGCTTCTACTGACCCTGCCATGGCTTGAGAACCTCCTAGCTTCCAGACCCAGCCAGACGGCATTCGGATTCCACTACCCCTACATGCTCGTCCCCCTGTCGTTCATAGCGACCGTTTTCACGCTGAAGGAGCTCAACCTGCGGAAGGCCATTACAGTTCTCTTGATACTCGGCATCATAGCATCATTCTCGACGATGCCCGTAGCGGAGAAACCTCCGAGAATTCACAATCCCATGATACATTATTCGATCCTTGAACCCATCCCAGGCGCTGAATCCGCACGGTCCATCATCCAGATGCTCCTGAGAAGTAACCTCTCCGTTTATACCCAGCCGGACTTCTATCCATCACTTGCCGTTAAGGAGAACGTGTACGTGTATCCAAACGGAGTCAGACCTGATGCGGTACTCGTTGATACTAGAACGTACCAGGGGAGGCTCTACCTGTGGAGGCTGATGAAGACAACCGAGGAGAGGTACAGACTGGTATACTCCCAAAAGGGTGTAAGGCTGTATGTGAGGGAAGGAATAAACCTTTACGTCCATTGA
- the arcS gene encoding archaeosine synthase subunit alpha, with translation METLRHEGPGRLGLVKTRGGQFKTPALAGVDFTLSPFNSFFHPEEFGGYDFNLAPAIPLGFYTSTEVIEKALGRLRSVDYNGFNTFYLPALRRTEYLNEFFKIIESNDLDAVYLGNSKILVREYRHFVGILRELRERFPNVMIIADLEPFFYPLAVYLGVDAFDTRSLKLYDFEGKGFTPFSPFLWRDEPNSLSLASETMLLVRRALEEGKLRYLVENFFNTQYHAGILRIADLEHADYLEKYTPIQRETVYFISDASIRRPEVRRWHSRVVERFVPPKNTELVLLLPCSARKPYSFSRSHTLYRRAVKDALSSGIVRVHELILTSPFGVVPREWEWLARYDIVVTGHWSEKEIRPSAELLAKTLEKYPKDVPIIAHLDEAYVEIAKLASELSGREIIFTDVKNGTTGRESLNSLTETLREFDFEGTREDRTYRYFEGIRKVFDFYFGVGAGEAVLPDGGKVKGSKILRLLVDNQQTGTFRDGVISVTPFGMGRIYNATKSYWVKIDFDLRGDLFAVGVNEADYRIRPDDIVGVVRNDKIIGVGKAVLAGDEMVRSRKGIAVKVRKRA, from the coding sequence ATGGAGACCCTCAGACACGAGGGGCCCGGAAGGTTGGGCCTTGTAAAAACCAGGGGAGGTCAGTTTAAAACGCCGGCCCTCGCTGGCGTGGATTTTACCCTATCCCCCTTCAATTCCTTCTTCCATCCAGAGGAGTTCGGCGGTTATGACTTCAACCTCGCTCCCGCGATACCGCTCGGCTTCTACACCTCGACTGAGGTTATTGAGAAGGCCCTCGGAAGGCTACGGAGCGTTGATTACAACGGCTTCAACACCTTCTACCTGCCGGCCCTCAGGAGAACCGAGTACCTGAACGAGTTCTTTAAGATAATCGAGAGCAACGATCTCGACGCCGTCTACCTCGGCAACTCGAAGATCCTGGTGAGGGAGTACCGCCACTTCGTGGGGATTTTGAGGGAGCTCCGCGAGAGGTTTCCCAACGTCATGATAATCGCGGATCTGGAGCCCTTCTTCTATCCCCTGGCGGTTTACCTCGGCGTTGACGCCTTTGACACACGCTCGCTAAAGCTCTACGACTTCGAGGGTAAAGGCTTCACGCCTTTCAGCCCCTTCCTCTGGAGAGACGAGCCAAACTCCCTCAGCCTCGCCAGTGAGACCATGCTCCTCGTGAGGAGGGCCCTGGAGGAAGGAAAGCTCCGCTACCTCGTCGAGAACTTCTTCAACACACAGTATCACGCCGGGATACTCCGCATAGCCGATTTGGAGCACGCCGATTACCTCGAGAAGTACACTCCAATCCAGAGGGAGACGGTTTACTTCATCAGCGACGCCTCGATAAGACGACCCGAAGTCAGGCGCTGGCATTCAAGGGTCGTCGAGCGCTTCGTCCCGCCTAAAAACACCGAGCTGGTCCTCCTCCTTCCCTGCTCGGCCAGGAAGCCATACTCATTCTCCCGTTCACATACGCTCTACAGAAGGGCAGTAAAGGACGCCCTCAGCTCCGGAATAGTCAGAGTCCACGAGCTCATCCTCACCTCTCCCTTTGGCGTGGTTCCCAGGGAGTGGGAGTGGCTGGCCAGATACGACATAGTGGTCACCGGTCACTGGAGCGAGAAGGAGATTAGACCGTCAGCGGAACTCCTCGCTAAGACCCTCGAGAAGTATCCGAAGGACGTTCCAATAATAGCTCACTTAGATGAAGCCTACGTTGAGATAGCGAAGCTTGCAAGCGAGCTTTCTGGAAGGGAAATAATCTTTACCGATGTGAAGAACGGCACCACGGGCAGGGAAAGCCTTAACTCGCTCACAGAAACGCTGAGGGAGTTCGATTTTGAGGGAACCAGGGAGGACAGAACCTACCGCTACTTCGAGGGCATAAGGAAGGTCTTTGACTTCTACTTCGGCGTTGGTGCCGGAGAGGCCGTTCTGCCGGATGGCGGGAAGGTCAAGGGCTCTAAGATACTTCGCCTCCTCGTTGATAATCAGCAGACCGGAACCTTCAGGGACGGCGTGATAAGCGTGACGCCCTTTGGGATGGGAAGGATCTATAACGCAACAAAATCCTACTGGGTGAAGATAGACTTCGACCTTCGCGGGGACCTCTTCGCGGTCGGCGTGAACGAGGCCGACTACAGGATTAGACCCGACGACATAGTCGGCGTTGTCCGCAACGATAAGATCATTGGCGTCGGAAAGGCAGTTCTGGCCGGAGACGAGATGGTCCGCTCGAGGAAGGGTATCGCGGTTAAGGTAAGGAAGAGGGCTTAA
- a CDS encoding coiled-coil protein, with protein MQTKVDPEEIKRIKREIGALEKERNEVRAKLDELEKEIQIWIQKRDEKNNEVKALRQKGREYKAKRDEINKQIQELKKNREEINAKLDLLYQEILEYRTKRDEYNQMRRLKMPSAKIQERIEKLEWELQTNPNLTPDREKQIVDQIQVLATELEIIQQAERFHNKLVESRKKVDQLKKARRAISLEIQKLANQSQQFHEQMITAFNQADEVKKEADEYHAKVIELRDKIREVRRGLRDIEKKIREYDEKHKELIAYRMVARMHAKKDASFDKAVAALEKFKKGEKLSLDELLLLQRYNLV; from the coding sequence ATGCAGACGAAAGTAGACCCAGAGGAAATTAAGAGGATCAAGAGGGAGATAGGGGCCCTTGAGAAGGAGAGAAATGAGGTAAGGGCCAAACTGGATGAACTTGAAAAGGAGATTCAAATCTGGATCCAGAAGAGGGACGAGAAGAACAACGAAGTGAAGGCACTCCGCCAGAAGGGCAGGGAATACAAGGCCAAGCGCGATGAAATCAACAAACAGATACAGGAGCTCAAGAAGAACCGCGAGGAGATAAACGCAAAACTAGACCTGCTCTATCAGGAGATACTTGAGTACAGAACCAAAAGAGACGAGTACAACCAGATGAGAAGGCTCAAAATGCCAAGCGCGAAGATTCAGGAGAGGATAGAGAAGCTCGAATGGGAGCTCCAGACCAACCCGAACCTGACGCCCGACCGTGAGAAGCAGATCGTCGATCAGATACAGGTTCTGGCGACCGAACTTGAGATAATCCAGCAGGCAGAACGCTTCCACAACAAGCTCGTCGAGTCCAGAAAGAAGGTCGATCAACTCAAGAAGGCCAGGAGGGCCATAAGCCTCGAGATACAGAAGCTCGCCAACCAGAGCCAGCAGTTCCACGAGCAGATGATAACCGCGTTCAACCAGGCGGACGAGGTTAAGAAAGAGGCGGACGAGTACCACGCGAAGGTTATCGAGCTGAGAGACAAGATCAGGGAGGTCAGAAGGGGACTCCGTGACATCGAGAAGAAGATACGTGAATACGACGAGAAGCACAAAGAGCTCATCGCATACAGAATGGTCGCAAGGATGCACGCTAAGAAGGACGCCAGCTTCGACAAGGCAGTCGCAGCCCTTGAGAAGTTCAAGAAGGGCGAGAAACTCTCACTGGACGAGTTACTGCTCCTCCAGAGATACAACCTTGTCTGA
- a CDS encoding DUF2103 domain-containing protein, translated as MPKHFKRGVKREHHFLKGIEKPLEEIASIPGVKKIIPGRIYASDSRGFEIKVTRETQTGLKLVAKSDGSVQEVFLVADRSDRERIRLEIARLAEEWTK; from the coding sequence ATGCCCAAGCATTTCAAAAGAGGGGTCAAACGCGAGCACCATTTCCTGAAGGGCATTGAGAAACCGCTCGAAGAGATAGCCTCAATTCCCGGGGTGAAAAAGATAATCCCTGGAAGGATATACGCGAGCGATTCAAGGGGCTTTGAGATTAAGGTTACGAGAGAAACGCAGACAGGGCTGAAGTTAGTCGCCAAGAGCGATGGCTCGGTTCAGGAGGTTTTTCTGGTTGCTGACAGGTCGGACCGGGAAAGGATCAGACTTGAGATAGCACGCCTCGCCGAGGAGTGGACGAAATGA